CGGGGCGCATCGACCTCGGGCTCGGGCGCGCCCCCGGTGGCGATCACCGAACCGCCCGCGCGCTGCGAAGGAACTTCGGCGCTGATACGTTCCCGCAAGACCTTGAGGAACTGCGCGGGTACTTTCGACCCGGCGGCCCCGGGAACGGGGTTCACGCGGTCCCGGGCGAGGGACTGGACGTGCCGGTCTGGTTACTCGGGTCGAGCGATTTCTCCGCACGACTGGCCGCGCAGCTCGGCCTCCCGTTCGCGTTCGCTTCGCACTTCGCGCCGGACTACATGCACGAAGCCCTGGCGCTCTATCGGCGGTACTTCGAGCCCTCCAAAACACTGGCCGAGCCGCACGTCATGGTCGGAGTCAACGCCGTCGCAGCGGATACGCACGACGAGGCCCACCGGCTATTCACCTCTGTTCAACAGGCGTTTCTGAACCTGGTTCGCGGTACACCCGGTTTGCTCCCTCCGCCGGTCGAGTCGATGGACGGGCAGTGGTCGCCACTCGAACGGGCACACGTCGAACGCATGACGCTGTGCTCCGCGGTCGGCTCGCCGGACGTGGTGCAACGTGGGTTGGAAGCCATTGCCGAATCGACCGGCGCGGACGAACTGATCGTGACGGGGCAAATCTACGACCACGCCGCCCGATTGCGGTCGTTCGAGTTGGTCGCGGGAACCCAGCGGCGCAATTGTGGGAGCGAGTAGAGACCGCTATCACTCCCCGCTCTTTCCGGGCGAGCGCGAACTTCGCCGGCACGCGGGGCGTCCACATCGAACCTCGGTTTCGCCCGGTCCGCAGGGTGTGGTTATGCAGCTCGCGTCCTATCGGTCGCCGAAAACCGTTGTCAGGGAAAGCGGAATCGTCGGTCGCGGGCTGTTCGCAACCGAGCCAATCGCCCGCGATGAGATCGTGTGTGTAAAGGGCGGCCACCTGCTCGATAAGGCGAGTCTGGAGCGGCACAAGGCGGTCGTAAACGACGCCGACATGCAGATTGCCGACGACCTGTTCCTCGCCCCGGTGACGACCGAAGAGTTCGAGTCGGTGATGATGTTCTTGAACCACTCGTGTGAACCGAACGTGGGCGTGCAGGGGCAAATCGTGTTCGTCGCCATGCGAGACGTCGTTACAGGCGAAGAATTAATGCTGGATTACGCCACGATCGACCATGACGCCGAACCGATGCGCTGTCGCTGCGGCGCGCCGGCCTGTCGCGGACTGGTGACCGGCCGGGACTGGCAACTCCCCGCCCTCCAGCGAAAATACGAGGGCTACTTCGCGTGGCACTTACAGCGGAGGATGCGAACCGGGCTGTAACGCCGGCGCCCGGCGCCTGTGACTTTGGGGCGATCGCGCTTTGCTACAAGCGGATGTAGATACGAGCCTCGAGAAGTTCCCCGAACCGGTGCGGGAACTGCGCCACCGTACTTGCTCAGTGGCTCGAACGACGAAAATCGGCATCAGTCGAGTTACGCGGATACCGCTGTCCGCGCGCCGTCCAACAGGTTGTGCGCGGAACCGAGTGGAAGCTCGCGGTTCCGCCAAGACTAGAGACGGGCTGACGTTTATCCTTCTTTGCTAACACGTCTAAAGTCGGATCGGACAAGTTCGCGGGTATCTCGGTTGGACGACGTGTTCATCGTCGGCACCTCCCCGCTCAACATAAGCCGGGGGCGTGGTCGCGTCTGAACCGGTCGGCTCGCAACCTGCTGCATTATTCGGCGAGCCGAACAGATTTGGATCGGATTCATAGTCACAAGTCGATGGCATTTAGTGTTTCGCCCACTCATTTCATTTTGTCGTAGGGGGCTCGCCATGCGCCTGGGGACCAAAACAGCCCGCGGGTTCACATTAATCGAGTTGCTGGTGGTGATCGCGATCATCGCGATTCTGATCGGGCTCCTCTTGCCCGCGGTCCAGAAGGTCCGCGAAGCCGCGGCCCGAATGAAGTGTTCCAACAACCTCAAACAGATCGGGCTGGCGTACCACAACCACGAGAGCACGTTCGGGTACTTCCCGACGGCCGGTGGGCGGTGGTGGGACCCGGCCAACGGCCCGATCCCGGCCAAGTCCGCGGTCAGCCCGCCGGCCCTCGACCTGACGACCCAGTTGGCCGGGTGGCAGTTCCAACTCCTCCCCTACATCGAGCAGACGAACCTCTGGAAATTGTCGCCGGTGTCGAATTCGGCGGCCGACCAGACCCTCGGCCGCAACGCCGCAATTGACAAGGTCGTGGTCGCGACGTACTCCTGCCCGAGCCGCGGGCTGCAGCCGTACTCCAGTCTGAACGAGTCCGGCCGGATGATCTTCCGGGCCGACTACGTGAGCAGCTACGGCACGTCATACGAGTACGACAACCCGCACAACGGGATGGACGTCGACAACTTCGAGGGGCGGCTGACCGTTACCGGAGTAACGGACGGGACGTCGAACACGCTCATGGTCGGCGAGAAGTACATCCCGATCAACCGGTACCAGAGCGACGACTGGGGGAGCGACCCGATCACCCGGGGGCACGGGTGGGGCGTGTGCCGGCGCACCTGGGACCTGCCGGTCCCGGACAACATCGGGCAGCGCGACACCTCGACCACCTGGAACTACGGGGCCAACGAGCGCTTCGGATCGGCCCACCAGACCGGTATGAACGCCGTGTTCGCCGACGGCTCGGTCAAGCACCTCCGGTACAACATGGACGTGAACGCGTACCGGGCGATCGGCACCCGTAACGGCAGTGAGGTGGTACCGGGCGACCTGTGATCCGCCGCCCCGGTGGGCGGGTACAGGTGCCCGCCCGCACTCCCCTCACCGCCAAGGACTTGCCATGCTTCGCCTCAGCCTCCTCTTGTTCCTCGCCGGCGCCGCGCTCGCTCCCACCGGGTGCGGGTCGCCGGCCCCGCGGCAGTACGACGACCAGACGATTGCCGCGTCCGATATGTTCCGCAAGATCTCGACCGCGTACATGCAGGCGTACCGGACGAAGAAGAAGCCGCCCACTTCGGACGACCTGAAACCGTTCCTGAAAGAGCACGGCGAGACGATCGCGTCGCTCGTCTCGCCCCGGGACCAGAAGCCGATCGTGCTCGTCCCGTTCGTGCCGGACAACCGGTTGGGCGAGGGCGAAGAACCGATCCTGGCTTACGAGGCCGAGGGCATCAACGGGGAGCGCATGCTCGTGGACAGCCGCGGCCTGGTTCGCGTCGAGAAAGCCGAGGACTTCGCCCGCATCCGGTTCCCCGGCGGCCACAAACCGAAATGACGTCCGACAACGCGACACGAGCCGCCCACAAAGGGCGGCTCGTGTCGTTAGTCCCACTTCGCGTTACACCCGAGCCATGCCACCGTCGACGAACAGTTCGATCCCGGCTACGTAACTGCTATCGTCCGACCCGAGGAAGACCGCGACCTTGGCGATTTCGTCCGGCCGCGCACCTCGCTCCGCACCGCGATTACCTCTCCTCCGATCGCCTTCACCGGTGCGACGACCCGCGTTGGAACGTCCTTACACCGCGTGGTGGTACTGAGCCAGCACCCGTTCGAGCCGGGCCACCGGGCGGGTGGTCGCACGGATCTTCAGCGTCTGGTAAGTGAGCCCGAGCACGAACAGTGCGAGTAGCGCGAGCCGCACCGGGATGAGGGCCGGGTCACTCGGGCCGGACGCGAACGGCTGACCGGACGGGAACCGCTTCAGAGTTTCGGTGGTGGCGAAGACCATGAGCATCAGGAAGCTCGTCGAAAGTGCGGCTGTTTGTGTGTACCCGGGCTTGCGCCACGAACCGCGAAGGCTCAGTGTTCCGATCGCGAGCAGTGCGAGTGTGACGAGGCCGAAAACTTGACCGGGAGTGAACCCGAGCGTGAGGAGGAACCCGAACCCGGACACGGCACCCGCGAGCATGGTGCCGAGGTACCACTTGCCGAGCCGGGTTTTCGGGTCGATCTTGCCGTACCGAGCGAAAGAAACGAGCCCGAACCCGATCGGTAGGACACTCACAGCGGTGTGCAGGAGGATGAACGCGGTCATGGCTGTCTCCACTTTTTCAGTTTCAAATTGCAACTGATGATATGTACTGGGGTCGAAGTTGCACCTTGCAACCAAATTGAAGAAATCCGCTCGGCCCCGGGAAATGACCACGAAGCGGGAGTGCTTCGTGAAGTGCGATGGCCGGCGCTCCGTCAAAAACCGAGTGCCCTACAATGACGCCCGAAGCGCAGAGGCACGAACGGGGGCGTTATGACGCGAGCCGGGCAGAATCACGAAGCGCGAACCGCGGAACAGGAGTTCAACCGGCTGACAATTGACGGCTTACGACCGCTGGTCGCGCTCCTTACGCCGAACCCGCCGAAGAAGAAGGGCGAACTCGTTGCCGTCTTGACGCGGGCGGTGACCGATCCGGCCCGCGTGCGCGCCCTCTACGACCAACTCGACCGCATCACTCAACTCGCGGTCCGCGAAGCGACCCACGACCCGAACGGACACTATTCGCGCACTCGCTTCGTGGCCAAGTACGGCCGCGAGGTGGCCTGGTACGAACCCACGGCCGAGCGCAAATCGAGTTGGTACGACCCGCGCCGCGATCCGACCCACGCGGTCCTGTTTTTCCCCAACTACGATTACCTGCCCGCGGACGTGCGCGCGATTTTGCTCAAGTTCGTTCCGGCCCCGGACCCGTTCCAGATGCGAACCTGCGCCGAACCGCCGACCGAACGGACGCTCCTCTGGCCGCGCTGGTCCGAGAAATCCTCGAACGAAACGGTACCGATCCGCGTGCGAGAAACGGCCCGCGAAGCCGAAGCGGACCTGCCCGCGGTACTCCGGCTGATCGACGCCGGCAAGGTTCGGGTAACGGACAAGAAGCACGTCCCGACCGAGGCGACCCGCAAAGCGATAACCGGCGTGCTGGCGGGTGGGGACTTCTATACCCCCGGGGACGCGGACAAACACGACGGCGACCCGGCTCACGACTTGACCATCAAAGCGTTCGCGTGGCCGATGCTGGTGCAGACCGCGGGGCTCGCTGAGAAGCGCGGCGATGCGCTGAAGCTCACTCCGGCCGGGCGCAGCGCTCTGAACAAACCCGCGGCCGAACTGTTGGACGGGGTCTGGGCCGCGTGGCAGAAAACGCACCTGATCGACGAGTTCGCGCGGATCGACGTGATTAAGGGACAGGGGCGGGCCGACTTCACCGCGGTCGCGACCCGGCGCAAGGCCGTGCTCAATGTGTTGAAGGACTGTCCACCGGGCGAGTGGGTCGCGGTCGAGGACTTTTGGCGCCTCATGCGGGGGACCGGGCGCGGGTTTACACTCGTTGGGGAACGGGATTCCTGGGAACTGTACCTCTTCGAGCAGGAGTACGGCAGCCTCGGGTACGAGGACGCGCACGCCTGGGAGCAACTCCAGGGGCGATTCATCCTCGCGTTCCTGTTCGAGATCGCCGCGACCATCGGGGTACTCGATGTGGCGTACATCCCGCCCCAAGGTGCCCGAAACGATTTCAGGGAGCGCTGGGGCGTCGACGATCTATCGTGTTTCAGCCGGTACGACGGGTTGCTGTACTTCCGCATCAATCCGCTCGGGGCGTGGTGCCTGGGACTCGTCGAAGAGTACCAACCCGCCGCCCCGCAAAAGACGGATGCGCTCCGCGTTCTGGCGAACCTGGACGTGGTCGCGACGCGCCCACCTGCGGCCGCGGACCGGCTGGTGCTGGAGCGATTTGCGGAGGAAACGTCCCCCGCGGTCTGGAAACTGTCCGCGGCGAAAATCCTCGGTGTGGTCGAACAGGGCGGGCGGGTCGAAGAGTTGCGCGGGTTCCTGTCAGAGCGATCGGTGGGCGGCGTACCCGCCGCGGTCGAGACGTTTCTGAGCGACCTCCACCACAAAGCCGGGCAACTGAAGGACGGCGGACCGGCCCGGCTGATCGAGTGCGCGACCGAACACGTGGCGGCGGAACTGGCGAACGATCGGCAGTTGAAAGGGAAGTGCGTACTGGCGGGGGATCGGCTGATAGTCGTCCGAGAGGTCGATCTCCCGGCCGTGCGAAAATCGATTCGCAAACTCGGGTTCGTTTGGCCCCTCGCGGGCGAGTAGTGGGTGAGCACACCCGCCGCCCTTGCGGGTGGAGTTCACCCACTACTCACGGGGCAGGAACCGCGACCGATTACAGCAGACGATCAGACCGTTACGCTATCATTCGCCGACTGGGGGAGCGATTCTACGGCCGCGAGCAAATGAGCCGCGAGTTCCGCCCGTGCAACGTGCTGGTACCTGTTGGGGCCGGCGCCGATGAGTGCCCAATCGTGCATTCCCTCTAGCGTGTTCGCGACCATCAGGTCGGCGCGCGAATGCACCCGCGAGCGTTCCGCGATCTCTTCCAGTTCCGCGGGCGAAACGCCGACTTCGAGTTTGAACTTCACCAGTTTCCCGGCGAACTCCCACTCCGCGCGCACTTTGTCGATTAGTTTCGGTGCGGGGGTAAGTTTGAGCCACAACTCGGGGTGCGAGCTCTTCACCTTCCCGGCGGTCGCGTCTTCGAATTGCCCGTCCCGGTGCGTGAAGACGCCCGCAACGTGGTAGTCACTTACGGCGGCCGCGTGAATGACCACATCGTAACTTCCGGTCCTAATCTCGGCCTTCATGAGCGCGTCGAGATCGTCGAACGTGCGGTACGCCCGCACGCACCACTGCGGCGCCACGCGCTCGCGCGTTGCGGGGATCGCGCTGAGAACTTCCGGGTGCGATGTGAGTAGCGTCACGGTGTGTCCGCGATCAAACGCACTCGCAGTGACTTGAGCCCCGGTGCGTCCCGAGAAGATGTTCGTAATACACCGCACGCGATCCACAGGAGTCTGCGTGTTCCCGGCCGTGACGAGGATGTTCATGGGCTGTCCTTGTAGGGTCAGTCCGCGAGCGCATCGACTTGGCGCTCACGGTAATGCGTTCGCAACAGCGTGATAAGTTCCCATGAAGATATGGCCGGTGACCGAGGGCACGGTTCGCAGCGCCGTTGCGTTCCGAGCCGGCCGCTCCGATCGTTCGTTCAAGCGGCCCGGGTGAGCGCTTTTTAGTACCGGGCCAGGGCCAACCACGCCGCGCCGACGAGCGCGACCCCGGACCGGTCCGTGCGCAGCCCCGGCAGCCGCCCGAGTGCGAGGCCCAAATACGTTAGTGCGAACCAGAACAGCGTAACCCAGAAGGCGGCGGACTCGGACACGGGCGACTCCGTTCAGCAAAAGTCTGTGGCGGCCACGACTGGAGCTTCGTCAGGTCTGCAAAATGGGCCTCGGGCGCCCTGCGTGTTTTACACAACCTCGCGCCCCTATCGGCGACGGGTCCGAACAAACTTTCTGGAACGGGCAAATGCCCACAGAACCCCGTGTTCGGAGCTCCCGCGGCGAACAGTTGAAATGGGACTTTAGGGACAACGGGCCGGCGCCCGCGCCCTCACAATGCCCGATCTTCGCGCCCGAAGAGATCCAGAACTCGCGAGTGCCCGGGCCGATCTGCGGCGGGTGCTGTCGTTGGCCGAGGTGCGCCGAACCGCCGAACCGCCGATCAGCGGTAGCGCCCGCCCCGCGCAACTTCACAAGGCGCTGGAGGTGCGAAATCACTTTCTCGGCGACGGTCTGAAGGGTATATTTATTTCCCACACTCCGTCCCACGCAGAGCGATTAACTGTGAATGACAGTAGCAACGTCCCGCTACTCATCGCGGGTTTCTTCCTCCTGTTTGGCATGGTCGCGTTCAGCCTTTGCCTCTTCTTCTTCTTGCGAAATCGGGCGAAGATCATCAGCATCGAGTCGGCCGAGGCGGTCGACGTCGGCGACCTCGACGACGGTTACTGGAAGACGTCCGGGCGCGTGGTCGCGATGGAGGAGCCGCTCGTCAGCCCGATGACCCGGACCGAGTGCGTGTTCTTCCTCTTTCGCGTGGAGGAACTCAAGACGCGGACCGTCTCGACCTACGACCACCAGAGCCGGGGCCGGAGGACGGGCACCCGCACCGAAACGTACTGGGAAACGGTCGTCACCGATCGGCAGGCGATCGTGTGCGCGGTCAAGGACCGGACCGGCTCGGCGCGGATCGAACTGTCGGACGCGGAAACGGTCTTCTCCCCGTCGGCCCACTCCACGTCTGGTACGTTTCAGAACTGCCCGGAGCGCCTCCAGCGGACCCTCTCCAAGCGGTACGGGTTCGCGACCAAGGGGCTCATCTTTAACAAGGGGCTGCGCTACACCGAGACGGTGATCGAGGAGGGGGACAAGCTGTTCGTGATCGGGGACGTCGAGATCGGGCGCGGCGGCGCGCCGGTGTTCGTCCGCGGGGACAAGCCGTTCATCGTGTCCGACCGGAGCGAGGCCAAGCTGCTCGCGCACTTTCGGACCCGGGCCACCTGGAGCCTCGTCGGGGCCGTTCTGGTGGGCGTCCTCACCCCGGTGCTCGCCGCGCTACCGGTCCTGATGACCAAATCGCAACCGGGCCGAAATGACGCGAACCCGCTCGCCGCGCCCCGGGACGGGCGCGCCGATCCGGGCCGCCCCCCGCAGAACAACCCCGTTGTCCCCGGACCGAACAACCTCCCGCGGCCCCCGCAGAACAACCCCCTCCCTCCGGCCCCCGGCGCCAACAATCCCCGCCCGGACCCGATCACCCAGGCTCTCACCGAGCTCCGGTCCCCGGACCCGCTCGCGCGGGCGCGAGGGGCCGTGGCCCTGGTGAACACCGTGCCCGAACCGGCCCGCCGGGACGAGGTGTTGAGCGCCCTGCGACCGGTGACGACCGACGCGGACTTTCACGCCCGGACCTGGGCCCTCAAGGCGGTCGAGGCCTGGGAGAAGCCCGGCCCGACCGCGGAGCGGCCGAACCCGGTTCAGGAGGGGCACCACTACCGGCAAGATCCGATCAAAGAGCTGCCCGCCGTGGCGGTCCCGTGGACGGCCGCCCTCGACCCGCTGCCCGCGCCCCCGGGCGCTCCGGGCAAGGCGTGGCCCGTCATCCCACTCGGGTTCTTGCACAAGACGGTCCGCTTCCCGGCGCTCCCGAGTTCGTTCGTCGCCGTGAACCCGAAGCAACCCACGGGGCAACCGGAGGTGGAAGGGCTGACGCAGGTCTACAATTTGCAAACGGGGCGCGCGACCGGCAAACCGTTCGTGGCCAAAGTTGCCCTCGGGGAGCGGTTCGCGCTCGCGTCGGACGGAGGGTACCTGGCGGGCCGGGTGACGGGCGGGCCGTCCGAGGCCACGATCGAGGTCATCGAGTCCGCGACCGGGCGCTCCGTCCGGCGGATCGAGGCCGGGCGCGGGAAGGACTTTGCCTTCCCGATCGGCTTCGTCGGTGCCGATCGGCTGCTGACCATGACCCACGAGGGCCGGTTCCCGGACGCGGGCGAGAAGACCGAGTACAAGGTGTGGGACGTCCGAACCGGTGACGTCTTGTCGGAGTTCTCGTTCGACCTCGTGTACCACACCAAGTGGGCCGGGCTGAGCTGCGGGGGCCGGTACCTGGTCTTCCAGGAGGCGCGGACGGTGATCGGCCAGCGCCTGGTGGTCTTCGATCTCACCACCGGAAAGGTCGCCGGGGACGTCATGCTCCAGCCCAAGAGCGAACCATTCGGCCAAGCGGCCGGCATCGTATTTTCCCCGGACGGGAAGGAGTTCGCGATGCTGTGGCGGCTGGGCAAGAAACCGGACCTGTGGGGCCAAGTGTTGGTGTTCGATGCGGCGACCGGCACGCGCCTGGCCACGCACAAGCTCGGGTACGAGATGAAGAACTTCGACTCGCTCTGGTCCGAGGGCGGGCCGGACTGCATCCAGTGGGTGCCGGACGGGTCGGGTTGGTTGATCTGCGGGCACCTTCTGGTGGACCGAAAGACGGGCGGGGTAACGGGCCGCATCGGGGCCGAACCGAAGTGGCACGGAGAAATGCCGCCGCGGCGCTTCGTCGGCCCGGGGCTCGTGACGACGACCGTCACGAGCGGCCTGGACACGGGGTTGACGCTGGAACCCGTGCGGTCCGGCGGGCGCTGACGGCGCGGTTTCGGCGCGGGGCTTCATTCCCGGCCGAGCACCCGATCGACGACCCAGCACCCGCGCACGTGCGGCCCCGGACCGCGGCAGTGATCGAGCACGTCGGCGCTGTCGCACCCGGCGTCCTGGAGCGCGTCCGCCAGAATCGGCATCGCGCCGAAATCCCGCGCCTCGTACATCTGAGCCGCCAGTGCGACCGCGGTCTCGGTGCGCCACAACGAGGAGAAGAGGACCGTGCGGAACGGGTTCCCGCAAATGTCCCGGAGTACCGCCGCCTGAACCCGCCCTTCCGTCGGTGGTTTGTTCGGGATGCCGCACCCGCCCGACTCGATGACCTCCCGAGACGCCCGAGCCAGCTCTCCAACCGCCACTCGGACGCGCGGCACGCACGCCAAACTCGCGCATCGAGCGGTCAGATAGGACTGTTCGCTCTCCTCGTGTTCCGACCCGCAGTAGTGATCCCCGAGGCGATAGTCCGCGTTGCCGAAGTATTCGTAGGCGGCGCGCGCGAGTTCCCACGCGGCAACACCCATTTGACGCATTTCTTCCGCCGGTACCCGTCCGTCACAATACCGTTCAGCGGTCTCTAGGGCGCGCCGACTGATCCCGTCGTCGAACAAATCTTCGAGCTGTCCGGTCGGCCCCGGGTTGCCCCTGCTGTCCATTGGGGAACTGCCAGAGGGCGCGTGCTTTCGGGTCCAGATGTCGTCCCCAAACACGTTCCAAATGCGCCGGCAACAGGCGCAGGCGAACAACCGCGCTTTGCGGTCCCTTTCGATCGCCTCGGGAACGGGTGGTTGACTCCCGGGGAGGCCCGGGGCTTCTCTTTGGGCGCCACCGCCCCGCTCCAATTGTCCACTCCCGTCGAGCACGCTCTGATCGACCGCCTCGACGGGCACCCACTGCAGGAACACGAGCAGTGGAATCGGGTCTTCGCACGCCAGCCATTCCGCTTCCGTCATTTCAGTGCCCTCCCACCCCAGGATGACTGATCCGATGCGCGGTACCAAGCCCGTAACGATACTGGACACGAAAAGCCCACGCGATTGTGATCGCGTCCGCGAAAATCTGCCCTGCACGCGGTCGTTGGGACGATCTGAAATCGCTGCAAATCGCTTCCTCAATAGCGTTTACGCCATTGTCACGGGCGGTGCCAAGATCCGGTGGAGTTTCTGTGGTCAGATTTTGCCCGCGTGTGTTAATTTCTTACCCACCGATCGTCTTTTACCTACACCCGCTACTCCGTACAGACCCACGAGTACGGACGGGTGGCGAACACCCAGTGGAGAAGTCCCATGCCCCGCAGTTGGTTGCTCGCGACCCTGATGGCCGGTGTGGTGGGCGGCGTGATCGCTGTTCCCACTCCTAAAACTGCGCTCGCCGCCGACGAGAAAAAGGACAAGGACCAGAAGAAGTCGATCGAGTCGGCGATCGACAAGGGGCTCGAGTACCTGAAGAAGACCCAGGCTCAAGACGGTCACTGGGAAGCACAGGGCGGCCAGTACCCGACGACCATGACCGCACTCGCGGGGATGGCGTTCCTGATGGAAGGCAGCACCCTCAAAGAGGGCAAGTATTCCGATCAGGTGAAGAAGGCCGTGGACTGGTTCCTCGCGCCGGCGCGCCAGCAGGCCAACGGGATGCTCGGCGACGTCCGCAACCCCACCGAATCGACGCGGTACATGTACGGTCAGGGGTTCGGCACGATGTTCCTGGCCAGCGTGTACGGCGAGGAAGAGGACAAGGAACAGCGCGACAAGCTCGAGAAACTGCTCAAGAAGGCCGTCGAGTTCATCTGCAAGGCCCAGACCCTCAAGAAGCACAAGAAGGCCGAAGGTAAGGACTTGGACATCGGCGGGTGGGGGTACGTGAGCGCGGCCGACGGCGGGAACTTCGACGAGGGCTCGGTGACCATCACCGCGCTCCAGGGACTCCGGGCCGCGCGCAACGCGGGCATCCCGGTCCCCAAGGAGAACATCGACAAGGCCGTGAACTACCTCGAGGCCTGCACCACCACTGATGGCGGCATCATCTACAACTACACCGGTGGCGTCGCGGGCCGCGGACAGGGGCGCCCGCCGCTGACGGCTGCAGCGATCTGCTGCGGGTTCAGCGCCGGGCAGTACAAGGGCGAACTCCCCAAGCGCTGGTTGAAGTATTGCAAGGACAACGAGGGCACGTTCCTGGCGAAGGGGCGCCAGGCCCACGACGAGTACCAGACGTACTACTTCGGCCAGGCCATGTACGCGCTCGGGGACGAGAAGTACGGGGAGATGTTCCCGGACCAGAAGGAAAAGGACAAGTGGCTCAGTTGGGCGCGGTTCAAGGACGTCTACTTCTCGCAGATCCTCGACAACCAGGATAAGACCAGCGGCGCCTGGACCGCGGGCGGCATCGGGCCGGTTTACACGACGAGCATCAACCTGTGTTTGCTCCAGTTGGAGAAGGGCATTCTGCCCATCTACCAGCGCTAACCGCGCACGCAGAACGCGAAGCAACAACACCGGCGGGCGAAGTCATTCTGGCTTCGCCCGCCGGTGTTATTTACTTCACAGCGCGTGACAAATGCGCCGCGGATCAACGCCGATAACGCGGATCAAAACAGTGACAAAGACGGATTGGCCACAAAGAGGCACAAAGGGCACAAAAGAAAAACAGAGACCAAATCATCGAGCGATACGGACCAAGTCGCGGCTCGTCTCGTTTTGGGATCGTCGTAGCGGATTGGACGAGCCGCGACCGCAAGGGAGCGGGGCGCCTCCACTCCCTTGCGGTCGCGGCTCGCTACAGAGAGTCTGAAACTGGACTAACACGTACAATCGCCGCTCCTCGCTTTGCCAAACGCTATTGGCCCGTTTTCGACAGCCACAGCACGCAACACTCAGCCGACTCATACCGACCGTTCGCCCAGAAGGGCTGCTGCGGCAAGCACCGCCGTTTCCACTCGCAGTACGCGCGAGCCCAAGCTCAGCACTAGCCACCCGTTTTCACGGGCGCGGTCCACTTCGGAGGGTGTGAATCCCCCTTCTGGGCCGACTGCGATCGTGCCGCCACCCGAACCCACGCGCCCCAAACCGGGGCCGGTGTGGAGCACCACACGCGGACCGGGTAAATCCGGGCGTGCGACGAAGTCGTCCCACTTTTGAGGCGCATCAACGAGCATCAACTGGTTGCGCCCGCACTGCTTACTCGCTTCGATCACCGCGCGTGAGAACTTCTCGACTACCGACGCCTTCGGTTGTACGACGGCGCGCGTGGTTAGAAGGGGAACGAAGCGCGTGGCCCCGAGTTCGGTGAGTTTCTCGACGAGGAAGTCGGCACGATCACTTTTGGGGAGCGCGGACCCGACCACGAGCGGGAACCCGAGCTCGCGATCCGCGGCCACCGGCGCAAGAACCGAGAGCGCGACCGTTTTCTTTCCGGCACTGAGAACTCGCGCGGGGTACTCGTGACCGTCGCCGTTGAACAGAACGACCTCGTCGCCCTCCGCGAACCGGCGGACGGCAGTGAGGTGATGCGCCTCGGGACCGGTCAGAACGAACTCGCCCGGTCCGAGCGGATCGGGCGTGTAAAAACGGTCGGCCACGGGCGACTCAGATCTGCTCGACGTGGAGCGTGA
The Gemmata palustris DNA segment above includes these coding regions:
- a CDS encoding prenyltransferase/squalene oxidase repeat-containing protein, whose amino-acid sequence is MPRSWLLATLMAGVVGGVIAVPTPKTALAADEKKDKDQKKSIESAIDKGLEYLKKTQAQDGHWEAQGGQYPTTMTALAGMAFLMEGSTLKEGKYSDQVKKAVDWFLAPARQQANGMLGDVRNPTESTRYMYGQGFGTMFLASVYGEEEDKEQRDKLEKLLKKAVEFICKAQTLKKHKKAEGKDLDIGGWGYVSAADGGNFDEGSVTITALQGLRAARNAGIPVPKENIDKAVNYLEACTTTDGGIIYNYTGGVAGRGQGRPPLTAAAICCGFSAGQYKGELPKRWLKYCKDNEGTFLAKGRQAHDEYQTYYFGQAMYALGDEKYGEMFPDQKEKDKWLSWARFKDVYFSQILDNQDKTSGAWTAGGIGPVYTTSINLCLLQLEKGILPIYQR
- a CDS encoding RsmE family RNA methyltransferase yields the protein MADRFYTPDPLGPGEFVLTGPEAHHLTAVRRFAEGDEVVLFNGDGHEYPARVLSAGKKTVALSVLAPVAADRELGFPLVVGSALPKSDRADFLVEKLTELGATRFVPLLTTRAVVQPKASVVEKFSRAVIEASKQCGRNQLMLVDAPQKWDDFVARPDLPGPRVVLHTGPGLGRVGSGGGTIAVGPEGGFTPSEVDRARENGWLVLSLGSRVLRVETAVLAAAALLGERSV
- a CDS encoding GIDE domain-containing protein, yielding MPDLRARRDPELASARADLRRVLSLAEVRRTAEPPISGSARPAQLHKALEVRNHFLGDGLKGIFISHTPSHAERLTVNDSSNVPLLIAGFFLLFGMVAFSLCLFFFLRNRAKIISIESAEAVDVGDLDDGYWKTSGRVVAMEEPLVSPMTRTECVFFLFRVEELKTRTVSTYDHQSRGRRTGTRTETYWETVVTDRQAIVCAVKDRTGSARIELSDAETVFSPSAHSTSGTFQNCPERLQRTLSKRYGFATKGLIFNKGLRYTETVIEEGDKLFVIGDVEIGRGGAPVFVRGDKPFIVSDRSEAKLLAHFRTRATWSLVGAVLVGVLTPVLAALPVLMTKSQPGRNDANPLAAPRDGRADPGRPPQNNPVVPGPNNLPRPPQNNPLPPAPGANNPRPDPITQALTELRSPDPLARARGAVALVNTVPEPARRDEVLSALRPVTTDADFHARTWALKAVEAWEKPGPTAERPNPVQEGHHYRQDPIKELPAVAVPWTAALDPLPAPPGAPGKAWPVIPLGFLHKTVRFPALPSSFVAVNPKQPTGQPEVEGLTQVYNLQTGRATGKPFVAKVALGERFALASDGGYLAGRVTGGPSEATIEVIESATGRSVRRIEAGRGKDFAFPIGFVGADRLLTMTHEGRFPDAGEKTEYKVWDVRTGDVLSEFSFDLVYHTKWAGLSCGGRYLVFQEARTVIGQRLVVFDLTTGKVAGDVMLQPKSEPFGQAAGIVFSPDGKEFAMLWRLGKKPDLWGQVLVFDAATGTRLATHKLGYEMKNFDSLWSEGGPDCIQWVPDGSGWLICGHLLVDRKTGGVTGRIGAEPKWHGEMPPRRFVGPGLVTTTVTSGLDTGLTLEPVRSGGR